A single region of the Streptomyces sp. NBC_01262 genome encodes:
- a CDS encoding 2TM domain-containing protein: MHKSEKAMRWGLRVHLFWYIFANLAQVLLWGILTPDHFFWPLWSILGWGIGLAIHAWAIRSKFRSLART, encoded by the coding sequence GTGCACAAAAGTGAGAAGGCCATGAGGTGGGGCCTGCGGGTCCACCTGTTCTGGTACATCTTCGCCAATCTGGCCCAGGTGCTGCTGTGGGGGATTCTCACCCCGGACCACTTCTTCTGGCCCCTGTGGTCGATTCTGGGCTGGGGCATCGGGCTGGCGATCCACGCCTGGGCGATTCGTTCGAAATTCCGATCACTCGCTCGGACATGA